From one Ursus arctos isolate Adak ecotype North America unplaced genomic scaffold, UrsArc2.0 scaffold_1, whole genome shotgun sequence genomic stretch:
- the LOC125281344 gene encoding UDP-glucuronosyltransferase 1A9-like: MAPAILTGFPLLCVCLLLTSGFAEAGKLLVVPMDGSHWFTMRSVVEELVHRGHEVVLIVPEVSWYLGKSSNFTVKTYSTRYTLEELNHLFKIFSDSHWKTRRESTVSLLMSSPNEIFIEVFLHCKNLFNDTKLIEYIRQSSFDAVFLDPFDMCGLIIAKYFSLPSVVFTRGVFCHYLEDAAQCPSPPSYVSRVLSGFSDAMTFSERVWNQILHLEEHLLCHYFLKTAVEVASEILQTTVTPYDLYSQVSIWLLRTDFVLEYPRPVMPNMVFIGGINCQEGKPLPKVSHLFFCIVRITSVCTLKKKKILTEL, from the coding sequence ATGGCTCCTGCAATTTTGACCggctttcctcttctctgtgtgtgtctgctgctgaCTTCTGGCTTTGCCGAGGCAGGCAAGCTGCTGGTGGTACCCATGGATGGGAGCCACTGGTTTACCATGCGTTCGGTTGTGGAGGAACTTGTCCACAGAGGCCATGAGGTGGTTTTAATAGTGCCGGAGGTGAGTTGGTACCTGGGAAAATCCTCCAATTTTACAGTGAAGACTTATTCCACAAGGTACACTCTGGAGGAATTGAATCATCTGTTCAAGATTTTCTCTGACTCTCATTGGAAAACTCGTCGAGAAAGTACAGTTTCTTTGCTAATGAGTTCACCGAACgaaatatttatagaagtttTTTTACACTGTAAGAATTTGTTTAACGACACAAAATTAATAGAATACATAAGGCAGAGTTCTTTTGACGCCGTGTTTCTGGATCCTTTTGATATGTGTGGCTTAATTATagccaaatatttttctctcccatCTGTGGTCTTCACCAGGGGTGTATTTTGTCATTATCTTGAAGACGCCGCACAGTGCCCAAGTCCCCCTTCCTATGTTTCTAGAGTTCTCTCAGGATTCTCAGATGCCATGACTTTCAGCGAGAGAGTGTGGAATCAAATCCTCCACTTGGAGGAACACTTACTTtgccactattttttaaaaactgctgtaGAAGTTGCATCTGAGATTCTCCAAACGACTGTCACCCCGTATGATCTCTACAGCCAAGTGTCGATTTGGTTGCTAAGAACTGACTTTGTTTTGGAATATCCCAGACCTGTGATGCCCAACATGGTCTTCATCGGAGGCATTAACTGCCAGGAGGGAAAGCCATTGCCAAAGGTAAGTCACCTCTTCTTTTGCATCGTAAGAATAACCTCAgtttgtacattaaaaaaaaaaaaaatccttactgaACTGTGA